Proteins from a genomic interval of Macaca mulatta isolate MMU2019108-1 chromosome 18, T2T-MMU8v2.0, whole genome shotgun sequence:
- the LOC106994572 gene encoding uncharacterized protein LOC106994572 → MLQYRKFTSAPTRAGLQGPPERSAEAFPARSAAGKGREGWLRERTGAAGRVLTVKHAAPMDHVCALHQRLRAPLIPFRDGKTSSGGGRTGSRGVKDAKQERNKGGPRGRPKGRGSSEPTLQPDPDESVLRPGRALALAGPQRRAASSIPTVTLASHPGAGRHHPRRRRQDPPPGHRRRRRVWRTRREAGGERGASPGTPPSRCRGAGAARWGPVQTDGSDGAGGGGGRDGSVPSLRRAAQQVGAASPGGCPAAALLAPALGDLPLRH, encoded by the coding sequence ATGCTGCAATACAGAAAGTTTACGTCGGCCCCAACCCGCGCGGGACTGCAGGGTCCGCCGGAGCGCAGCGCAGAGGCTTTTCCTGCGCGTTCGGCCGCTGGAAAGGGGCGGGAGGGCTGGCTCCGGGAGCGCACGGGCGCGGCGGGCAGGGTACTCACTGTGAAGCACGCTGCGCCCATGGATCATGTCTGTGCGTTACACCAGAGGCTCCGGGCTCCACTAATTCCATTTAGAGACGGGAAGACTTCCAGTGGCGGGGGGAGGACAGGGTCGAGAGGTGTTAAAGACGCAAAGCAAGAACGAAATAAAGGGGGCCCGAGAGGGAGACCAAAAGGAAGGGGGAGCTCGGAGCCCACGCTGCAGCCAGATCCGGATGAGTCCGTCCTCCGCCCCGGGCGGGCTCTCGCTCTCGCTGGCCCTCAGCGCCGCGCAGCCAGCAGCATCCCCACCGTGACGCTCGCATCACACCCGGGCGCCGGCCGCCACCATCCGCGCCGCCGCCGTCAGGACCCTCCTCCCGGGCATCGTCGCCGCCGCAGGGTCTGGAGGACGCGGCGCGAGGCAGGCGGCGAGCGCGGGGCGAGCCCCGGGACGCCCCCGAGCCGGTGCCGGGGAGCGGGCGCAGCGAGGTGGGGGCCAGTCCAGACCGACGGCAGCGACGgagcgggcggcggcggcggcagggATGGCTCAGTCCCCAGTCTCAGACGCGCCGCGCAGCAGGTCGGAGCAGCCTCCCCGGGAGGATGTCCAGCGGCAGCGCTCCTCGCTCCAGCCCTTGGGGATCTTCCGCTGAGGCATTGA